In Hyphomicrobiales bacterium, a single window of DNA contains:
- a CDS encoding ABC transporter permease codes for MEALDILFTASLWAAVIRIASPLIFGTLGELICERAGVLNLGIEGIMTAGAFAGWLTVYLGGGLWMGVAVAALAGAMFGLLHGTLVVPLGLSQHVTGIGVTLLSTSLCYYAYRLVFPEVTSPPKIEPFQPLSVPLLSDIPLLGPALFQQTPLTYLAFAMVVAVSWFLYRTPAGLAVLTVGENPAAAEAQGMNVTAIRMLAVMAGSALMGVGGSFITLSAFNSFFFEMMNGRGWICIALVVFSAWHPGKALLGALLFGLFDAYQLRLQQLASAAVPYQVFLMMPYVLSIIALIVMSRRVAYPRALMVPYRKGER; via the coding sequence ATGGAAGCGCTGGACATCCTGTTTACCGCATCCCTGTGGGCCGCCGTCATTCGCATCGCCTCGCCACTCATCTTCGGGACGCTGGGTGAATTGATCTGCGAGCGGGCGGGTGTGCTCAATCTTGGCATCGAGGGCATCATGACAGCGGGCGCGTTCGCCGGCTGGCTTACGGTCTATCTTGGCGGCGGGTTGTGGATGGGTGTTGCCGTGGCGGCCCTTGCCGGTGCCATGTTCGGCTTGCTGCATGGAACGCTGGTGGTGCCGCTCGGCCTGTCGCAGCATGTCACCGGCATCGGCGTCACGCTGTTGTCGACGTCGCTCTGCTACTATGCCTACCGCCTGGTTTTTCCGGAGGTCACGTCGCCACCGAAGATCGAGCCGTTCCAGCCGCTCAGCGTTCCGCTGCTCAGTGACATTCCGTTGCTGGGGCCAGCGCTGTTCCAACAAACGCCGCTCACCTATCTGGCCTTTGCGATGGTCGTAGCCGTGTCGTGGTTTCTCTATCGCACGCCTGCAGGCCTCGCGGTGCTAACGGTTGGCGAAAATCCCGCTGCCGCAGAGGCACAAGGAATGAACGTCACCGCAATCCGCATGCTGGCCGTGATGGCGGGAAGTGCGCTCATGGGAGTAGGCGGCAGTTTCATCACGCTGTCGGCCTTCAATTCCTTCTTCTTTGAAATGATGAACGGCCGGGGCTGGATCTGCATTGCGCTTGTCGTGTTCTCGGCCTGGCATCCCGGCAAGGCGCTGCTGGGGGCCTTGCTGTTCGGATTGTTCGATGCCTATCAGTTGCGCCTGCAGCAACTGGCGAGCGCGGCGGTGCCCTATCAGGTGTTCCTGATGATGCCATATGTGCTGTCGATCATCGCCCTCATTGTCATGTCACGGCGCGTTGCCTATCCTCGCGCCCTGATGGTGCCCTATCGCAAGGGTGAACGGTAA
- a CDS encoding ABC transporter permease, which yields MRLEPLEKRSTSRMIALPVLALIFAMGVCAVLVMLSGASPFQVFGLMVKGALGSRFAALETLTRATPLIFTGLAAAVAFRAKLWNIGAEAQLYIGAVMTVVMGTGLLPLPWPILWPVLMISAMLGGALVLSVPTFLKTRFGVDEVVTTLLLNFVALLFVSMLLEGVLKDPMGLGWPQSKKVVADAVLPRLVAGKRLHLGFVIAILAAVLVWIIDRRSALGYEMRAVGHNAKAAHFAGIPVNTVLAKTALLSGGLAGLAGWSEVTGLKGNLTLDLSPGFGYTGIVVAMLAMLHPLGVIAAAIFVAAVFVGADAMSRTAGVPSYIAQVMVAISLLSMVSAIMLTRYRVRWR from the coding sequence ATGCGGCTTGAACCGCTGGAGAAGCGCTCCACCTCGCGCATGATCGCCCTGCCGGTGCTGGCGCTCATTTTCGCGATGGGGGTTTGCGCCGTGCTGGTGATGCTGTCGGGAGCCTCGCCTTTCCAGGTGTTCGGGCTGATGGTGAAAGGTGCCCTGGGTTCGCGCTTTGCGGCACTCGAAACATTGACACGCGCCACGCCTCTCATTTTCACGGGTCTCGCTGCGGCAGTGGCCTTCCGCGCCAAGCTCTGGAACATCGGCGCGGAGGCGCAACTCTATATCGGCGCCGTGATGACGGTGGTGATGGGAACGGGGCTGCTGCCTCTGCCCTGGCCGATCCTGTGGCCGGTGCTGATGATCTCCGCCATGCTGGGCGGTGCGCTGGTTTTGTCCGTTCCGACGTTCCTGAAAACGCGGTTTGGCGTCGATGAAGTGGTGACGACCTTGCTCCTCAATTTTGTGGCGCTGCTGTTTGTCAGCATGCTGCTGGAAGGCGTGCTGAAGGATCCCATGGGACTGGGGTGGCCGCAGTCGAAGAAGGTGGTGGCGGATGCAGTGTTGCCGCGGCTTGTGGCGGGCAAGCGGCTGCATCTTGGTTTTGTGATCGCCATCCTTGCGGCCGTGCTGGTGTGGATCATCGACCGGCGCTCGGCATTGGGGTACGAGATGCGCGCCGTCGGCCACAACGCGAAAGCGGCGCATTTCGCAGGCATTCCCGTGAACACCGTTCTCGCCAAGACGGCGCTGCTCTCTGGCGGACTGGCGGGGCTTGCTGGCTGGTCGGAGGTGACCGGCCTCAAGGGCAATCTCACGCTCGATCTGTCGCCGGGCTTTGGGTACACGGGCATTGTTGTCGCCATGCTGGCGATGCTGCATCCCCTCGGCGTGATTGCTGCTGCGATCTTCGTCGCCGCCGTGTTTGTCGGCGCCGACGCCATGAGCCGCACGGCGGGCGTGCCCAGCTACATCGCTCAAGTGATGGTGGCGATTTCACTCCTCTCCATGGTGTCGGCGATCATGCTGACGCGTTATCGCGTGCGGTGGAGGTGA
- a CDS encoding ABC transporter ATP-binding protein, with product MSAPVLSISRVSKRFGPLLANDAISLEVGPGEILGLLGENGAGKTTLMNILFGHYVADEGEIRVNGKVLPPGEPRAALEAGIGMVHQHFTLADNLTVLDNIILGTEPLWRWRSDHGAARARIRQLSEDFGLAVHPDAVVSTLSVGERQRVEILKALYRQARILILDEPTAVLAPQEATALFATLKRFVARGLSIIFISHKLGEIMDACHGVAILRSGKLVAQKDIADVTRAELAELMVGRLVPQPKALAREPGAPLLDLAHVSARRGAASLRDVMLRVRAGEIVGIAGVSGNGQSLLADVVGGLLPPETGTVEVNGVPLSAISPRLMVERGVARIPEDRHAEGLIGDMSITENVVSEAYRSRFSSHGLIDWAAADAFARTVIDNYGVKCPGPQARVRLLSGGNMQKLILGRVMNANPCVVLANQPTRGLDVGAVAYVHEQLLKARSNGAGVLLISEDLDELLALADQIAVIYQGQVSPLMARPMVDIGRLGLMMAGQGFIHVEQDHAA from the coding sequence ATGTCCGCGCCCGTTCTTTCCATATCCCGCGTCAGCAAACGTTTTGGCCCGCTCCTCGCCAACGACGCGATTTCGCTTGAGGTGGGGCCGGGTGAAATCCTGGGGCTACTCGGCGAGAATGGCGCGGGGAAGACCACGCTCATGAACATCCTGTTCGGTCACTACGTGGCGGACGAGGGTGAGATACGCGTGAACGGCAAGGTGTTGCCGCCGGGAGAGCCTCGCGCGGCACTGGAGGCCGGCATCGGCATGGTGCACCAGCACTTCACGCTCGCTGACAATCTCACGGTGCTGGACAACATCATCCTGGGGACGGAGCCGCTGTGGCGCTGGCGGTCGGATCATGGCGCGGCGCGGGCGCGCATCAGGCAACTCAGTGAAGACTTTGGTCTCGCCGTTCATCCCGATGCCGTGGTGTCCACGCTCTCCGTCGGTGAGCGGCAGCGCGTCGAGATCCTGAAGGCACTTTACCGGCAGGCGCGCATTCTCATTCTCGATGAACCGACGGCGGTTCTCGCCCCGCAGGAGGCAACGGCACTCTTCGCCACGCTGAAACGTTTCGTGGCGCGCGGCCTCTCGATCATTTTCATCTCGCACAAGCTGGGCGAGATCATGGATGCCTGCCACGGCGTTGCCATCCTGCGCAGCGGAAAGCTGGTGGCGCAAAAGGACATTGCAGATGTGACGCGCGCCGAACTGGCCGAGTTGATGGTGGGGCGGCTTGTTCCGCAGCCGAAAGCGCTGGCGCGGGAGCCGGGTGCTCCGCTGCTCGATCTCGCGCATGTGAGTGCACGGCGGGGCGCGGCGTCTCTCCGGGATGTGATGTTGCGGGTGCGTGCCGGTGAAATTGTCGGCATCGCGGGCGTTTCGGGAAATGGGCAGAGCCTGTTGGCCGATGTGGTGGGTGGCCTGCTGCCCCCGGAGACCGGGACCGTTGAGGTGAACGGCGTGCCGCTGTCTGCGATTTCGCCCCGCCTGATGGTGGAGCGTGGCGTGGCCCGCATTCCGGAGGACCGCCACGCGGAAGGGCTCATCGGTGACATGAGCATCACGGAGAATGTGGTGTCGGAGGCGTATCGCAGCCGCTTCTCGTCGCATGGTCTCATCGACTGGGCAGCGGCGGACGCGTTTGCGCGCACGGTCATTGACAACTACGGCGTCAAGTGTCCGGGGCCCCAGGCGCGGGTGCGGCTTCTCTCGGGCGGCAACATGCAGAAGCTGATTCTCGGACGGGTGATGAACGCCAATCCATGCGTGGTGCTGGCCAATCAGCCGACACGCGGGCTGGATGTCGGCGCGGTGGCTTACGTGCATGAGCAACTGCTGAAGGCGCGGAGCAATGGCGCCGGTGTGTTGCTGATTTCCGAGGACCTGGACGAGTTGCTGGCGCTGGCTGACCAGATTGCCGTCATCTACCAGGGGCAGGTTTCACCTCTCATGGCGCGACCCATGGTCGACATTGGCAGGCTCGGACTGATGATGGCGGGGCAGGGGTTCATTCATGTGGAGCAAGACCATGCGGCTTGA
- a CDS encoding BMP family protein, translating to MSNQFISLNRRLLLKAGATLPLAGLLPQAARADGPIKMASVYTVPVEQQWVSRIHKAANTAKDRGDIEYVFSEKVANTDYERVMREYCEAGHQLIVGEAFAVEDAARAVAKDYPDRAFLIGSSFKPDAAANPNFAVFDNYIQDASYLSGIVAGAMTKSGKIGMVGGYPIPEVNRLMNAFMAGVKETRKDATFLVAFIGSWFDPPKAKETALAQIDAGADLLYAERFGVSDAAKEKGVLAVGNVIDTQADYPDTVVASALWHFEPTLDAAIAAIKGGSFKADDYGQYSFMKAGGCSLAPLGTFDAKVPDDVKKLVAEKEAAIKDGSFTVAINDNEPKSS from the coding sequence ATGTCCAACCAATTCATCTCGCTCAATCGCCGGCTGCTCTTGAAGGCCGGTGCAACCTTGCCGCTGGCAGGGTTGCTGCCGCAAGCCGCACGCGCCGACGGACCGATCAAGATGGCGTCGGTCTACACGGTGCCCGTGGAGCAGCAGTGGGTGAGCCGCATTCACAAGGCCGCGAACACGGCGAAAGACCGGGGCGATATTGAGTACGTGTTCTCGGAAAAGGTGGCGAACACGGACTACGAGCGCGTCATGCGCGAATATTGCGAGGCGGGCCATCAGTTGATCGTCGGCGAGGCTTTTGCGGTGGAAGATGCCGCGCGCGCGGTGGCGAAGGATTATCCGGACCGCGCCTTCCTCATCGGCTCGTCCTTCAAACCTGATGCCGCGGCCAATCCCAACTTTGCGGTCTTCGACAACTACATCCAGGACGCGTCCTATCTGTCCGGGATTGTTGCCGGTGCCATGACCAAGTCCGGCAAGATCGGCATGGTGGGCGGCTATCCCATTCCGGAGGTGAACCGGTTGATGAACGCCTTCATGGCGGGTGTGAAGGAGACGCGGAAGGATGCGACATTCCTCGTCGCTTTCATCGGCTCGTGGTTCGATCCGCCCAAGGCCAAGGAAACGGCGCTGGCGCAGATCGATGCGGGCGCGGACCTGCTCTATGCCGAACGCTTTGGTGTTTCCGATGCGGCGAAGGAGAAGGGCGTGCTTGCGGTAGGCAACGTCATCGACACGCAGGCCGACTACCCCGACACGGTCGTTGCTTCGGCGCTGTGGCACTTCGAACCGACGCTTGATGCGGCCATCGCCGCCATCAAGGGTGGCAGCTTCAAGGCCGACGACTATGGCCAGTATTCCTTCATGAAGGCCGGCGGCTGTTCGCTGGCGCCGCTCGGCACATTCGATGCCAAGGTGCCGGACGATGTGAAAAAGCTTGTGGCGGAGAAGGAAGCGGCCATCAAGGACGGCAGCTTCACCGTCGCAATCAACGACAACGAACCGAAGTCGTCGTAA